The genome window AGACGAAATTGCTGAAACCATTTTGCCAAAAACCAGTACTCCAGGCGCCAAAGATGCTGGCTGTGGCGCTGTAATGGCTGTCATGGTGACAGATTGTTATGAGTTGAAGTTCCAGACGGTATTTTTTGAAGGCTTAAAAACCATCAAAGCTCTGGCCAAAAAACAATTTGGCAAAGACTTTATGCAACTAACTGCACCGCAGAAACATGAATTGCTTTCGAAGCTGGATCAGGATGCAAAGCAGGCCGCTGCCAATCCGTTACCGCATTATTTTACCTTGCTTAAACAGCTGACTCTGATGGTGTTTTTCACTTCTAAAGTGGGAGCAACTGAAGTGCTGCGTTATGTCGCGGTACCGGGTCGTTACGATGGCAATATGCCTTATAAAAAGGGCGATCGTGGCTGGGCGACCTGATCAGGTTTCGCTTCTTCCTGTTTTCAATCAGGCGGTTTAGTCCGCCTTTTTTAAGGTATTTATAATGAATTATGTATGGATTGGCGTTGCTTTATC of Rheinheimera sp. MM224 contains these proteins:
- a CDS encoding gluconate 2-dehydrogenase subunit 3 family protein — its product is MDRRDLLKMIAAATGVAMVGGDLWAADLKSADAGKALFTQSDIAFLDEIAETILPKTSTPGAKDAGCGAVMAVMVTDCYELKFQTVFFEGLKTIKALAKKQFGKDFMQLTAPQKHELLSKLDQDAKQAAANPLPHYFTLLKQLTLMVFFTSKVGATEVLRYVAVPGRYDGNMPYKKGDRGWAT